One genomic window of Streptomonospora nanhaiensis includes the following:
- a CDS encoding sigma-70 family RNA polymerase sigma factor, with amino-acid sequence MDATHATMMPPSVAPLRAAERTFDALADRLWLEPRAPKRPEKSELVPPVAMDLRQARAWLLQPEVDHRKADRLWRLVIARARAEEAWMTVAVGPALPGVRGAARRTCRGLNAEQAADVEAEMLAAFVVAVGTVNTGWTRLAWRLRCRAQRAGMRARHRELLAPVVQDRLEETEEPARPGGHPDLVLARAVAAGVLPPAESELIGRTRLEDTTLRTVAAELGVEYKTLHKRRSRAEARLARALTAQGALSAAGGGRR; translated from the coding sequence ATGGACGCCACCCACGCAACGATGATGCCGCCTTCGGTGGCGCCGCTGCGCGCCGCCGAACGTACCTTCGACGCCTTGGCCGACCGGCTGTGGCTGGAACCCCGCGCCCCCAAGCGGCCTGAGAAGTCCGAGCTGGTTCCGCCCGTGGCCATGGACCTGCGCCAGGCGCGGGCGTGGCTGCTGCAACCCGAGGTCGACCACCGCAAGGCCGACCGGTTGTGGCGGCTGGTCATCGCCCGTGCCCGCGCCGAGGAGGCGTGGATGACGGTGGCGGTCGGACCGGCACTGCCCGGCGTGCGCGGGGCGGCCCGGCGCACCTGCCGCGGCCTCAACGCCGAGCAGGCCGCCGATGTGGAGGCCGAGATGCTGGCGGCCTTCGTGGTGGCGGTGGGCACGGTCAACACCGGCTGGACGCGGTTGGCCTGGCGGCTGCGCTGCCGCGCCCAGCGCGCCGGCATGCGCGCCCGCCACCGCGAACTGTTGGCGCCCGTTGTCCAGGACCGGTTGGAGGAGACGGAGGAGCCGGCCCGCCCGGGCGGCCACCCCGACCTGGTGCTGGCCCGCGCAGTGGCCGCCGGCGTCCTGCCACCTGCGGAGTCCGAGCTGATCGGGCGCACCCGCCTGGAGGACACCACGCTGCGCACCGTGGCTGCCGAACTCGGGGTGGAGTACAAGACCCTGCACAAGCGCCGCTCGCGCGCCGAGGCCCGTCTGGCCAGGGCCTTGACCGCCCAGGGCGCCCTTTCGGCCGCCGGTGGAGGCCGGCGGTGA
- a CDS encoding lanthionine synthetase C family protein produces the protein MPPADALPQDPASVEAEAGPPLSLARGALGIALVHLASGSPAETAHAWLRTALAGGALDPTVRPGLFHGLPAVAFTLALAPPDHYRRARATVREQLRRLVRHRLEAAHARIDRAEPASFGEYDLVSGLTGIAVAVWEADPDGELLEDVLAYLVRLCRPVRREGRCHPGWWVHHSPRGGHDPDFPDGHANLGMAHGIAGVVSLLGLTYRAGRTVREQRATLELLCAYLDSLQYEGRAGPWWPPWTVAHNATGPTRPGPPTWCYGTSGLARAQQVAALALGDIARRHTAERAMDACLVAGTGVDGLTAGGLCHGPAGVLRALTRMAEDQAPGVPRLHRHLPTAQKSAETPAPHHEGAGFLEGTAGTHLALNSGLQSRWDRCLLLA, from the coding sequence ATGCCCCCCGCTGATGCGCTTCCCCAGGACCCGGCTTCCGTTGAGGCGGAAGCGGGACCGCCGCTGTCCCTGGCGCGCGGTGCCCTGGGGATCGCCTTGGTCCACCTGGCTTCGGGAAGCCCTGCCGAGACGGCTCACGCATGGCTGCGCACCGCCCTGGCAGGGGGCGCCCTCGATCCCACGGTCCGTCCCGGCCTGTTCCACGGCCTTCCCGCAGTCGCCTTCACGCTCGCCCTTGCCCCGCCCGACCACTACCGCCGTGCCCGCGCGACGGTCCGGGAACAACTGCGGAGGCTCGTCCGCCACCGCCTGGAAGCAGCCCACGCCCGCATCGACCGCGCGGAACCGGCCTCCTTCGGGGAGTACGACCTGGTCAGCGGCCTCACCGGAATCGCCGTGGCGGTGTGGGAGGCCGACCCTGACGGCGAACTGCTCGAGGACGTGCTGGCCTACCTGGTGCGCCTGTGCCGTCCGGTGCGCCGCGAGGGTCGCTGCCACCCCGGCTGGTGGGTCCACCACTCGCCCCGGGGAGGACATGACCCGGACTTTCCCGACGGCCACGCCAACCTCGGCATGGCCCACGGTATCGCCGGCGTGGTGAGCCTCCTGGGATTGACCTACCGCGCCGGCCGCACGGTGCGGGAGCAGCGTGCCACGCTCGAACTCCTCTGCGCCTATCTGGACTCTCTCCAGTACGAAGGTCGGGCGGGACCATGGTGGCCGCCCTGGACGGTCGCCCACAATGCCACCGGGCCGACCCGACCCGGGCCGCCCACATGGTGCTACGGGACCTCGGGCCTTGCCCGTGCCCAGCAGGTCGCGGCGCTGGCATTGGGCGACATCGCGCGCCGGCACACGGCCGAGCGGGCCATGGACGCATGTCTGGTGGCCGGGACCGGCGTCGATGGCCTCACCGCCGGAGGTCTGTGCCACGGCCCTGCGGGGGTTCTACGCGCCCTCACACGGATGGCCGAGGACCAGGCGCCCGGGGTGCCCCGACTCCACCGCCACCTGCCGACCGCGCAGAAGTCCGCTGAGACGCCCGCGCCGCACCACGAAGGGGCGGGCTTCCTGGAAGGCACCGCAGGCACACACCTGGCCTTGAACTCGGGTCTACAGTCTCGCTGGGACCGCTGCCTCCTCCTCGCCTGA
- a CDS encoding FxLD family lanthipeptide: MSTLTAAPTADGLVALSRDRTLGDDAFDLDLRVEVPVVDEPLWSMTNDGCGSTCQSACTQSCTNSGGGG; the protein is encoded by the coding sequence TTGAGCACCCTCACCGCGGCACCCACCGCCGACGGCCTCGTGGCCCTCAGCCGCGACCGCACGCTCGGCGACGACGCCTTCGATCTGGACCTGCGGGTCGAGGTCCCCGTTGTCGATGAGCCGCTGTGGTCGATGACCAACGACGGATGCGGCTCCACCTGCCAGAGCGCCTGCACGCAGAGCTGCACCAACAGCGGCGGCGGCGGATGA
- a CDS encoding HNH endonuclease, which produces MRRQVLVESGHRCAIPTCRQHPVDIDHIDDWAKVREHRFENLIALCPTCHRRKSAGEIDRKSVRQYKENLGVLNSRYTAMEMQLLRWFVKYRAQRGYPMLPYGMVWLIGNLVEDNLVSLSNDRGGLRLMREQAEIRRAHYVVLTEDGKDFIARWIDARPLSPTL; this is translated from the coding sequence ATGCGCCGGCAAGTTCTCGTCGAATCTGGCCACCGCTGCGCTATCCCGACGTGCCGGCAGCACCCTGTTGACATCGACCACATAGACGACTGGGCGAAGGTGCGCGAGCACAGGTTCGAGAACCTGATCGCCCTCTGCCCGACCTGCCACCGCCGGAAGTCGGCGGGAGAGATCGACCGGAAGTCGGTCCGCCAGTACAAGGAGAACCTCGGTGTCCTGAACAGTCGTTATACGGCAATGGAGATGCAGCTTCTGCGCTGGTTCGTGAAATACCGAGCCCAGAGAGGATATCCGATGCTCCCTTATGGGATGGTATGGCTGATCGGGAATCTCGTTGAAGACAACCTGGTGTCCCTTTCGAATGACCGGGGCGGATTACGGCTAATGAGAGAACAAGCGGAGATCCGTCGTGCTCATTATGTCGTCCTTACTGAAGACGGCAAGGACTTCATCGCCCGTTGGATCGATGCTCGTCCCCTCAGTCCTACGCTTTAG
- the fxlM gene encoding methyltransferase, FxLD system, with the protein MPSHTPITPEQARQSMVEDLIRERVGLGMELPSPRVESALRSVPRDAFLPGLPLTEVYDQHQAVVTKCDPETDVALSSVSAPSIIATMLQRADLRPGHRVLEIGSGGYNAALIRHLVGERGQVTSIDIDPEVIDRATRCLKEAGLEGIHLAVADGEHGYPDRAPYDRVIATAGAWDFPPAWDAQVAPGGRVVVPMRVRGLTRCLTLERGAGAGRWRCVAVDVCGFVRMQGAGEHWEPMPLLHEAEGRQVGLRLEDGPSVDVGALRAALAQDPVVLWSSTCVGGMEPTDSQDLYMACAADGWALLTAQRGAVEAGILRPVVLSGTPAVISDDGTSFAYRCIRGSDGTEDAYEFGAVGHGPRARHVAHAMVELISDWGRHHRGRRPKIDILPASTPREALPSGRVLTKRHTHTVLNWTDTLGEKERH; encoded by the coding sequence GTGCCCTCTCACACCCCGATCACCCCCGAACAGGCGCGCCAGAGCATGGTCGAGGACCTGATCCGCGAACGGGTGGGCCTGGGCATGGAGCTGCCGTCACCGCGCGTCGAAAGCGCGCTCCGCTCCGTGCCCCGCGACGCGTTCCTGCCCGGTCTCCCGCTGACCGAGGTCTACGACCAGCACCAGGCCGTGGTTACCAAGTGCGATCCCGAGACCGACGTGGCGCTCAGCTCCGTTTCGGCGCCGAGCATCATCGCCACCATGCTGCAACGCGCCGACCTGCGGCCGGGCCACCGCGTTCTCGAGATCGGTTCCGGCGGCTACAACGCGGCCCTGATCCGGCACCTGGTGGGAGAGCGGGGGCAAGTCACCTCGATCGACATCGACCCCGAGGTCATCGACCGTGCCACGCGGTGCCTGAAGGAGGCCGGTCTGGAAGGGATTCACCTGGCTGTGGCCGACGGCGAGCACGGCTACCCCGACCGGGCGCCCTACGACCGGGTCATCGCCACCGCGGGGGCCTGGGACTTCCCTCCGGCCTGGGACGCGCAGGTGGCGCCGGGCGGCCGCGTGGTGGTGCCGATGCGGGTGCGCGGCCTCACCCGCTGCCTGACCTTGGAGCGCGGTGCCGGCGCGGGGCGGTGGCGGTGCGTCGCGGTCGATGTCTGCGGCTTCGTGCGCATGCAAGGCGCCGGAGAGCACTGGGAACCCATGCCGCTGCTGCACGAGGCCGAGGGCAGGCAGGTCGGGCTGCGACTGGAAGACGGCCCGTCGGTGGACGTCGGGGCGCTGCGCGCGGCACTGGCCCAGGATCCGGTGGTCCTCTGGTCCTCAACGTGCGTCGGCGGCATGGAACCCACCGACAGCCAGGACCTGTACATGGCGTGCGCGGCCGACGGATGGGCACTGCTGACCGCCCAGCGCGGCGCGGTCGAGGCGGGGATCCTGCGCCCGGTCGTACTGTCCGGAACCCCTGCGGTGATCAGCGACGACGGGACCAGCTTCGCCTACCGCTGCATCCGCGGCAGCGACGGCACGGAGGACGCCTACGAGTTCGGCGCGGTGGGCCACGGTCCGCGGGCCCGCCACGTCGCTCACGCCATGGTTGAGCTGATCAGCGACTGGGGCCGCCACCACCGGGGCCGTCGGCCAAAGATCGACATCCTGCCCGCCTCCACGCCGCGCGAGGCACTGCCGAGCGGGCGGGTCCTGACCAAGCGGCACACCCACACGGTCCTGAACTGGACCGACACCCTCGGAGAAAAGGAGCGACATTGA
- a CDS encoding SDR family oxidoreductase, producing the protein MSEHRVALVTGANRGIGLEIVRQLAEKGIATVLGSRSEDAGMEQARKLSEKGLPTSGVQLDVTDTSSVESAVDRVLAQHGRIDVLVNNAGITDGDTHPSDLDLATAQEVIDTNLMGAWRCTQKVLPTMRSTHYGRIVNVTSSLGSLAEMDSDSEPAYRISKAALHALTRVLAAELAGTGILVNAASPGWTRTAMGGPRAPRDVRTAAETPVWLATLPDGGPTGGFYYDREPHPW; encoded by the coding sequence ATGAGTGAACACCGCGTTGCCCTGGTCACGGGAGCCAACCGAGGAATAGGGCTGGAGATAGTCCGCCAGCTCGCCGAGAAGGGGATCGCCACCGTCCTTGGATCGCGCTCCGAGGACGCCGGGATGGAACAGGCACGAAAGCTCAGCGAGAAAGGGCTGCCCACATCCGGGGTGCAACTCGACGTCACAGACACTTCATCGGTCGAGTCCGCGGTAGACCGCGTGCTCGCCCAGCACGGCCGGATCGATGTCCTCGTGAACAACGCGGGAATAACGGACGGCGACACCCACCCGAGCGATCTCGACTTGGCAACGGCCCAGGAAGTGATCGACACAAATTTAATGGGCGCCTGGCGGTGCACTCAAAAGGTGCTCCCGACCATGAGATCCACCCATTACGGCCGCATCGTGAACGTCACCAGCAGTCTTGGCTCGCTCGCAGAAATGGACAGCGACTCTGAGCCTGCATACCGAATCTCAAAGGCGGCGCTGCACGCACTTACCCGCGTCCTTGCAGCGGAACTCGCGGGCACAGGGATCCTGGTGAACGCCGCCTCTCCGGGCTGGACAAGAACAGCGATGGGCGGACCGCGCGCCCCGCGGGACGTTCGCACCGCTGCCGAAACTCCGGTGTGGCTTGCCACACTACCGGACGGCGGCCCGACCGGCGGCTTCTACTACGATCGAGAACCGCATCCCTGGTAG
- a CDS encoding helix-turn-helix domain-containing protein: MSELHRIAEVIADHCGHTKVKSHRLAWKWTVQQAAEAARRLAEQHPDRYRGAAVAERSWKSWEAGERPNATYQDLLCRLFHTGPVALGFAVDYAPRPWRGEELLPLVAAPRHRSAGSMVFPERACGDFVASPPPATATGEVRDTVRVGKENRMGTSARSALRRRREELGLSQEAAAHAARVDRSTWHRWETGKATPIPQQRKRMAAVLDVSLSELTALLRLDAASGDDRQVTISAVEHSGRSPSPAVSLKEEVERAVQDRRRFLALTGTVLAASITGAGSYSFTSQTFSPAAAPGVGVLAWLEEEVPRLRRMDDQVAGEALRQVVLGELRIAVDLLGESRGEEYERRTLTVVSHLAQLGGWISFDEGWNAAAQSLFTTSLKAAHWANDTGLVCNALAAMAFQSALTGHPADGAQLAEAGAQQAAHQPPRIRALLASRKARAYALSGDRADCERSLNEAEDHFQRSDSDDSTPEWIYYLDESELHAQAGACWLDLGRPRRALDALESALHHQDPAYVRDGAIYRIRTARAHIGLGDLDHGSAALAEAAALARRARATRPLADLEDVRVGLNTKDPGVRALNEQIRALTDSEQ; encoded by the coding sequence GTGAGCGAACTGCACCGCATTGCCGAGGTGATCGCTGACCATTGCGGACACACCAAGGTCAAATCCCATCGGCTCGCCTGGAAATGGACGGTCCAGCAGGCTGCCGAAGCAGCCCGCCGGCTTGCCGAGCAACACCCCGATCGCTACCGCGGCGCCGCCGTCGCGGAACGCTCATGGAAGAGCTGGGAAGCCGGCGAACGTCCGAATGCGACATATCAGGACCTGCTCTGCCGCCTCTTCCATACCGGCCCGGTGGCCCTCGGCTTCGCCGTCGACTATGCGCCCAGGCCATGGCGTGGAGAAGAACTGCTCCCCCTCGTAGCCGCACCTCGGCACCGGTCCGCCGGGTCGATGGTTTTCCCGGAGCGCGCGTGCGGCGACTTTGTGGCATCTCCGCCCCCGGCAACGGCCACCGGCGAAGTCCGGGATACGGTTCGCGTGGGGAAGGAGAACCGTATGGGTACGTCTGCCCGATCCGCGCTACGTCGGCGCCGGGAAGAACTCGGCCTGTCCCAAGAGGCCGCCGCCCACGCGGCGAGAGTGGATAGGTCGACGTGGCATCGGTGGGAGACAGGAAAGGCGACTCCCATACCCCAACAGCGCAAACGCATGGCAGCGGTGCTTGACGTCTCCCTCTCTGAGCTGACGGCGCTTTTGAGGCTCGACGCCGCGAGCGGAGACGACAGGCAGGTCACCATATCGGCGGTGGAGCATTCGGGCAGATCGCCCTCGCCTGCGGTCTCGCTGAAGGAAGAGGTGGAACGGGCAGTGCAGGATCGACGACGGTTCCTCGCCCTCACGGGAACGGTGTTGGCCGCATCGATCACCGGTGCCGGCTCCTACAGCTTCACGTCCCAGACCTTCTCCCCCGCCGCGGCCCCAGGAGTCGGCGTGCTCGCCTGGCTGGAAGAAGAAGTGCCTCGCCTCCGCCGGATGGACGACCAGGTCGCCGGAGAGGCCCTGCGCCAAGTGGTACTGGGCGAATTGAGGATCGCCGTCGACCTTCTGGGGGAGTCGCGGGGCGAGGAGTACGAGCGCCGCACTCTCACCGTGGTCTCCCACCTGGCTCAACTCGGCGGCTGGATCAGCTTTGACGAGGGGTGGAACGCTGCAGCGCAAAGCCTCTTCACCACAAGCCTGAAGGCGGCGCACTGGGCGAACGACACCGGACTGGTGTGCAACGCGTTGGCTGCCATGGCCTTCCAGTCGGCCTTGACCGGGCATCCGGCCGATGGAGCCCAGCTCGCGGAGGCCGGAGCGCAGCAGGCGGCTCACCAGCCGCCGCGCATTCGCGCGCTGCTCGCCTCTCGCAAGGCGCGGGCGTACGCGTTGAGCGGTGACAGGGCGGACTGCGAACGGTCGTTGAACGAAGCCGAGGATCACTTTCAGCGGAGTGACAGCGACGACTCAACTCCGGAGTGGATCTACTACCTGGACGAAAGCGAACTCCACGCTCAGGCCGGAGCGTGCTGGCTCGATCTGGGCCGGCCGCGCCGCGCGCTCGACGCGTTGGAGAGCGCCCTGCACCACCAGGATCCCGCCTACGTGCGGGACGGGGCCATCTACCGCATACGCACTGCCAGGGCACACATCGGGCTCGGCGACCTCGACCACGGGTCCGCAGCACTGGCCGAGGCCGCCGCTCTGGCCCGGCGGGCGCGGGCCACGCGGCCGCTCGCGGACCTCGAGGACGTCCGGGTGGGCTTGAACACCAAGGATCCCGGCGTGCGGGCACTGAACGAGCAAATCCGGGCGCTTACGGACAGTGAGCAGTAG
- a CDS encoding lantibiotic dehydratase — MGLARVPTTIGELRTALTCAFPGAGAAAVSDLLTTLLAHRILISAAPPPVWHPWPLSHLAEHAPALEPAAKALRHHNRSGTGHEERIRIRHRVNRELGAGDGQAVAVDTRLAVRVELHRQVAEEAARAAGVAARIAPKTADQTAWADYHRRCLDTYGQHALVGLLSLTGPAGLGLPASFPGSRLTAPAAHPDRDRERALAAAAAEAAAQGEVDLDLEAPAWRHLVGAEPDRVPAHTEVRAHLLSASAADVDAGRFQLFITGLSRGAGALTGRFAHLPGMVDPRLDTHLPTLTAGAVPVQVLAPPMAADASHVARSPIVASRVLVIDTYPPDQPGVEVMDIREVAVRIDPDHLRLVHTPTGAVLEPFCTSALDTRRYTHPLARFTAELPQGRTGLYPTNRPWPPTTASFAYLPRLRTGRSILTPAQWRLTPHTWPQARSRPHLPLPRRVLLLEGERGLPLDLAEPAQRVLVTDHLHRHGSAVITEAPDPDGFSWCGGHAHELVFPLGTTRPPTPCPNPPIASRARSAAAVDRSAWVSAHLYTDPCLFTGVLAGLSGLDALLGGVPARTWFVRYRDDSGPHLRLRLRAPAEPDAVQAAVGEWARTLGEAELIHTWRLEPYRPERDRYGRGTAMRAAEDVFVADSRAALAQIQACGQDADRLRALAALSLLRVSAAMGAASDWLLTRLPRSSEPVDRPALARARALFTQAEMAPPHVDRAWQARDEALAAYRRHCQDPLTVLPSLWHMHHNRVHGPDRDDEHRLLALARSLTLSLRHLPGAAHAPR; from the coding sequence CTGGGCCTCGCCCGGGTACCCACGACCATCGGTGAACTGCGCACCGCGCTCACCTGCGCCTTCCCCGGAGCCGGGGCGGCCGCCGTCTCCGACTTGCTCACGACCCTGCTCGCGCACCGGATCCTCATCAGCGCGGCACCGCCGCCCGTCTGGCACCCGTGGCCGCTGTCCCACCTCGCCGAGCACGCCCCCGCTCTGGAGCCGGCGGCGAAAGCGCTGCGGCACCACAACCGATCCGGCACCGGCCACGAGGAGCGGATCCGCATCCGCCACCGGGTCAACCGGGAGTTGGGCGCCGGCGACGGGCAGGCGGTGGCGGTCGACACCCGGCTGGCGGTGCGGGTCGAACTCCACCGCCAGGTGGCCGAGGAGGCGGCCCGCGCCGCCGGTGTGGCGGCGCGCATTGCCCCAAAGACCGCCGACCAGACAGCATGGGCCGACTACCACCGGCGCTGCCTGGACACCTACGGCCAGCACGCGCTCGTGGGCCTCCTCAGCCTGACCGGACCGGCCGGGCTGGGGCTGCCCGCGTCCTTCCCCGGCTCGCGCCTGACCGCCCCCGCCGCGCATCCCGACCGGGACCGGGAGCGAGCCCTGGCGGCGGCCGCCGCCGAGGCCGCCGCGCAGGGCGAAGTCGACCTCGACCTGGAGGCACCGGCGTGGCGCCACCTCGTCGGCGCGGAGCCCGATCGGGTGCCCGCGCACACCGAAGTGCGAGCCCACCTGCTGAGCGCCTCCGCAGCCGATGTCGACGCGGGCCGGTTCCAGTTGTTCATCACCGGGCTCTCGCGCGGGGCGGGAGCCCTCACCGGGCGCTTCGCCCATCTGCCGGGCATGGTGGATCCACGCCTGGACACCCACCTGCCGACCCTCACCGCAGGCGCCGTGCCCGTGCAGGTCCTGGCCCCGCCCATGGCCGCTGACGCGTCCCACGTCGCCCGCTCGCCCATCGTCGCCTCGCGCGTACTGGTGATCGACACCTACCCGCCCGACCAGCCAGGCGTCGAGGTCATGGACATCCGGGAGGTGGCGGTGCGCATCGACCCCGACCACCTGCGCCTGGTCCACACGCCCACCGGAGCCGTGCTGGAGCCCTTCTGCACCAGTGCCTTGGACACGCGCCGCTACACCCACCCCTTGGCCCGCTTCACCGCCGAACTGCCGCAGGGCCGCACCGGCCTCTACCCGACCAACCGACCGTGGCCGCCGACCACCGCGAGCTTCGCCTACCTGCCGCGGCTGCGCACCGGCCGCAGCATCCTCACCCCCGCCCAGTGGCGCCTCACTCCGCACACATGGCCCCAGGCCCGCAGCCGGCCCCACCTGCCCCTGCCCCGCCGCGTGCTGCTGCTGGAGGGGGAACGCGGGCTGCCGCTGGACCTCGCGGAGCCCGCACAGCGCGTGCTGGTCACCGACCACCTGCACCGGCACGGCAGCGCCGTCATCACCGAGGCCCCCGACCCCGACGGCTTCTCCTGGTGCGGCGGCCACGCCCACGAACTCGTGTTTCCCCTGGGCACCACGCGGCCGCCGACGCCGTGCCCAAATCCCCCGATCGCCTCACGGGCGCGCAGTGCCGCGGCCGTCGACAGGTCCGCGTGGGTCTCCGCCCACCTCTACACCGACCCCTGCCTGTTCACCGGGGTCCTGGCCGGACTCAGCGGCCTTGACGCCCTCCTCGGCGGAGTGCCGGCGCGGACCTGGTTCGTGCGCTACCGCGACGACTCCGGTCCGCACCTGCGGTTGCGCCTACGGGCACCGGCCGAGCCGGACGCCGTCCAGGCGGCCGTGGGGGAGTGGGCCCGAACCCTCGGCGAGGCGGAACTGATCCACACTTGGCGACTCGAGCCCTACCGCCCGGAGCGGGACAGGTACGGCCGCGGGACCGCCATGAGGGCCGCCGAGGACGTCTTCGTCGCGGACAGCCGCGCCGCACTGGCGCAGATCCAGGCGTGCGGGCAGGACGCGGACCGTCTTCGGGCGCTGGCGGCGCTGTCCCTGCTCCGCGTCTCCGCGGCCATGGGAGCTGCTTCTGACTGGCTGCTGACCCGTCTGCCCCGCTCCTCCGAGCCGGTCGACCGCCCCGCCTTGGCCCGCGCTCGCGCACTGTTCACCCAGGCCGAAATGGCGCCGCCGCACGTCGACCGGGCGTGGCAGGCCCGGGACGAAGCACTGGCCGCCTACCGGCGCCACTGCCAGGACCCCCTGACGGTGCTGCCCTCGCTGTGGCATATGCACCACAACCGTGTGCACGGGCCCGACCGCGACGACGAGCACCGCCTGCTCGCGCTGGCGCGCAGCCTCACCCTGTCCCTGCGCCACCTGCCCGGAGCGGCCCATGCCCCCCGCTGA
- a CDS encoding phosphotransferase family protein, with protein MDFRPIERTTQAFQQPVTAEEVQRVYRRVFGSDSRVVSAVELGSGMYNNVYRVALAERDRPVVLRVAPAKARQFRSERHLMRNEHAGFPWLAPIAHLMPQVIAADWTGQVIGRDWMIQTYLEGVPAPEHLGSYPRSTWPAFFRQMGAITRAVHDVRGPHFGPVAGPGYATWSEAVIASLEDIAADLDGAGLEATDVRRVAAAARHDRAVLDEVTEPRLLTGDLWTVNTLLDRDADVPTISGVLDFDRCHFGDPDADWTIRMATAKADEREAFWESYGPLDRSEAAVWRARVYEARHLGAVRLERYRLGKAEAVSESYGAMAAVLAQLA; from the coding sequence ATGGATTTCCGCCCGATCGAGCGCACGACGCAGGCGTTTCAGCAGCCGGTGACCGCCGAGGAGGTCCAGAGGGTTTACCGCCGCGTCTTCGGCTCCGATTCCCGAGTGGTGTCCGCGGTGGAGCTGGGCTCGGGCATGTACAACAACGTCTATCGCGTGGCTCTGGCCGAGCGGGACCGCCCGGTGGTTCTTCGGGTGGCGCCGGCGAAGGCGCGGCAGTTCCGCAGCGAGCGGCACCTGATGAGGAACGAGCACGCCGGCTTTCCGTGGCTTGCTCCGATCGCGCACCTGATGCCGCAGGTGATCGCCGCGGACTGGACGGGGCAGGTGATCGGCCGGGACTGGATGATCCAAACCTACCTGGAAGGTGTCCCGGCTCCAGAGCATCTGGGGTCGTACCCGCGGAGCACATGGCCTGCGTTCTTCCGGCAGATGGGTGCGATCACCCGTGCCGTGCACGATGTGCGGGGACCACATTTCGGGCCTGTGGCCGGGCCGGGATACGCCACGTGGAGCGAGGCTGTGATCGCGTCCCTGGAGGACATCGCCGCGGACCTGGACGGTGCGGGGCTGGAGGCGACGGACGTGCGCAGGGTCGCCGCGGCGGCCCGCCACGACCGGGCGGTGCTGGACGAGGTCACCGAACCCCGCCTTCTGACCGGTGACCTGTGGACTGTGAATACTCTGCTCGACCGGGACGCCGACGTGCCGACCATCAGCGGCGTGCTGGACTTCGACCGCTGCCACTTCGGGGACCCGGACGCCGATTGGACGATCCGTATGGCGACGGCCAAGGCCGATGAGCGCGAAGCCTTCTGGGAGTCCTACGGTCCGCTGGACCGGTCGGAGGCCGCGGTGTGGAGGGCGCGGGTCTATGAGGCGCGGCATCTGGGTGCGGTACGCCTGGAGCGGTACCGGCTGGGCAAGGCGGAGGCGGTGAGCGAGAGCTATGGGGCGATGGCCGCCGTGCTCGCCCAACTGGCCTGA